The following is a genomic window from Planctomycetia bacterium.
AGCCTTACACATCGTGATTGCGCCAGTGGTTCATCACTGGCATGTCGGCCTTTGCGCATCCTCCGCGCAAATTCGGTTTCGTAAATTATTCGCGAGGTTTCAGAGGACACGCGATTTTCCGGATATACGACCCGCATGACTCGAATCACGCTACCAGACAACTCGGTTAAAGAGCTTTCCGATCGCAGTACCGGTGCTGATGTAGCCGCGGCGATCGGACCCGGCCTGGCGAAAGCCGCGCTCGGCGTGATCGCCGACTTTGGTCACGGACCGGTGACGCTCGATTTGGCCACGCCGCTTTCGGGCGATTGCCGTCTGAAGATATTGACGGACAAGAGTGAAGAATCCCTGACGATACTTCGGCATTCGACGGCGCACGTCATGGCCGAGGCGATCTGCCGTTTGTGGCCGGAGACGAAGCTGGTCTATGGCCCGCCGGTCGAGGAGGGATTCTATTACGACATCGACCTTGCCCATCGCCTCAAGCCTGAGGACTTTCTCAAGATTGAGGAAGAGATGGGGAAGATTGTGGCCGAAGACCGTCCCTTTACGCGCTACGAGATGAGCCGCGATGAGGGTCTTACCAAGGTTCGCAAGGAAGGCAATCCGTACAAGGTTGAGAATGCTGAGCGGGCCAAGGGTGATGTCCTTTCCTTTTATGTGACCGGCCCTGAACCGGGGGCGTATTGGGAGGACTTGTGCATGGGGACTCATGTCCCCCGCACGGGGCGCATCGCAGCGTTCAAGGTGCTAAGCGTTTCCGGCGCGTTTCTGCATGGGGATGCAAGCAAGCAGCAGCTTCAGCGCGTCTATGGCACGGCGTTTTTCTCCAAGAAGCAGCTCACTGAGCATTTGACTCGACTTGAGGAAGCCAAAAAGCGAGACCATCGGAAGATCGGGCAGGAGCTGGGTCTCTTTTCGGTTGATCCGCTGGTGGGAAGCGGGCTGATATTGTGGAAGCCCAAGGGGGCTACGATCCGGCTTCTCCTGGAAAACCACCTTCGCGACAAGCTTCGGGAGCAGGGGTACCAGCCGGTTTTCACGCCGCACATCGGACGGCTGGAGCTCTATCGCACCAGCGGGCATTTTCCTTACTACCGCGACGCACAGTTTCCACCGCTTTACGAATCCGACGCGGCGCGGCTGCTGAATGAGTTGTGGGTGGTGATTGCCGAGGCCGTGCCCGCGGAGGGGTGGCCGGCCGAGGCGGATCGACTGCTCAGCGAATTGAAGCTGGCCGACAAGAACATCTGGACGCAGATTTCCGGCGCCGACGAGGGCGTGCCGCCGAACAAGCGATTGCAGCGTTCGCCCGAGGGCCGGGCCGCAAACCTGCAGATCATTCGGGAGCACCTGGCTACGTCGGACGGCTTTCTGCTGAAGCCGATGAACTGCCCGCATCACATTCGTATCTTCGCAAGTGAGCCGCGCAGCTATCGCGACCTGCCCGTGCGACTCGCGGAGTTCGGCACGGTTTATCGGTATGAGAAGTCGGGCGAAGTCTCGGGATTGACGCGCGTTCGCGGATTCACGCAGGACGACGCGCACCTGTTCTGCACGCCCGAGCAGTTGCAGGACGAGCTGGTGAGTTGTTTGAGCCTGACGCGATACGTGCTTGAGATGCTCGACCTGAAGGACTATCGGGTCCGAATCGGCCTACACGATCCAAATGACGCCAAATTCATCAAGAATCCGCAGGCGTGGGCGGAGGCCGAGGCCGCCGTTCGCGCTGCCGCGGCACGCAGCGGCATGACCGCGACGGAGGAGATCGGCGAAGCGGCCTTCTACGGGCCGAAGATCGACTTTGTGGTGAAGGATTGCATCGGCCGCGAGTGGCAGCTCGGCACCGTTCAGGCTGACTATATTCAGCCAGAGAATTTCGGCCTTGAGTATGTGGGTCGCGACAACCGAATGCATCGACCAGTCATGGTGCATCGGGCACCGTTCGGGAGCATGGAGCGATTCATCGGCATTCTGATCGAGCATTTCGAGGGCGCGTTTCCTTTCTGGCTATCGCCGACCCAGGTGGTCGTGGCGAACATCAGCGAAAAGAGCGCCGAGTATGCCGGCAAGGTCCATC
Proteins encoded in this region:
- a CDS encoding threonine--tRNA ligase is translated as MTRITLPDNSVKELSDRSTGADVAAAIGPGLAKAALGVIADFGHGPVTLDLATPLSGDCRLKILTDKSEESLTILRHSTAHVMAEAICRLWPETKLVYGPPVEEGFYYDIDLAHRLKPEDFLKIEEEMGKIVAEDRPFTRYEMSRDEGLTKVRKEGNPYKVENAERAKGDVLSFYVTGPEPGAYWEDLCMGTHVPRTGRIAAFKVLSVSGAFLHGDASKQQLQRVYGTAFFSKKQLTEHLTRLEEAKKRDHRKIGQELGLFSVDPLVGSGLILWKPKGATIRLLLENHLRDKLREQGYQPVFTPHIGRLELYRTSGHFPYYRDAQFPPLYESDAARLLNELWVVIAEAVPAEGWPAEADRLLSELKLADKNIWTQISGADEGVPPNKRLQRSPEGRAANLQIIREHLATSDGFLLKPMNCPHHIRIFASEPRSYRDLPVRLAEFGTVYRYEKSGEVSGLTRVRGFTQDDAHLFCTPEQLQDELVSCLSLTRYVLEMLDLKDYRVRIGLHDPNDAKFIKNPQAWAEAEAAVRAAAARSGMTATEEIGEAAFYGPKIDFVVKDCIGREWQLGTVQADYIQPENFGLEYVGRDNRMHRPVMVHRAPFGSMERFIGILIEHFEGAFPFWLSPTQVVVANISEKSAEYAGKVHQLLKVAGIRAELDDSPEKIGPKKHKARQMKVPYIAVVGEQEHAAGTVNINDRDGRTLDNMALDMFLTMLVQENNPGGREFAARRSRPAE